Genomic segment of Rana temporaria chromosome 12, aRanTem1.1, whole genome shotgun sequence:
gcatgcgcaatgcgttccaacgccaaatgtgatgcgttccaggggattcacgacactacccttcagtgaacccatcacaatttgtcacggaagtgacgtattaccatacacggagcgggggggacagagagagagacccattcagagcgagagagaaatagacaTAGAGATACGTAGATACATTCAAagcgagagagggatacagatatagagatactgagagagaagcggggctcagggaggggaattacctcccctatgtgcattacttcccttataaaaaatatatgtacaccatctctctctcgctctgaatgtatttcactatctctatttctctctcgctgtgaatgggtctctctctctccccccgctccgtgtatggtaatacgtcacttccatgacaaattgtgatggttcactgaagggtagtgtcgtaaatcccctggaacgcatcacatttgccgttggagcgcattgcgcatgtgcagttgcccgtcacgtgacttccgcagcattctaggataggcagcagaatatgacactgcaccgtGTCtgtactggggaatctgtgttgaGAGGAGTCTGTAGTGGGGGAAATGTGTACTGATGGGAGtctgcacgggggggggggggggggtcatgggtTGTGTCTATGCTAAGGCAAGTCTGTATGGGGGTGGATCTGTGCTGATGGGTGCCTTGTACTGAAGGGGATGTGTTAAGCACGGAGGCCTGTACTTAAGGGTCTGTTTGGAAAAAGGGGGCATCTGTACTGGGAAATGTCTGTACTGAAgggttaggcttcatttccatggacttttttggacgtttttacagccacttttctgagcgtttttttgcagcttaaaaacagctctccatgttagtctatggcctcatgcccaccatgacgtttttgagctgtagatgactgagccgtttttaagctgcaaaaaaaaaacaggacaagtGCGTTctaaagctccagagtagagctgtaaaaacgccagacgtttaaaaacgcgcaaaaacgctcaaaacgctaccgcagcgcttttgagctccagctcaaaaaaaaataattaaaaataaataacatggacaggcatgAATTCAGGGCTTTTATGCAGTCCTGAGCCCTTCACTTTGTACATTATACTAGCCTTTGTCCCTTTAAGCCCCTCCTGCtgtaatttggccacacccacaatTGAGTGAGGTgctttattttgtgtgtgtgagaGAATGCTACAAAATGATCTGCCTCATGTGGAAGATGTGCTAGCTACACCCCTGGATGGAAACCCACCAACGGGGGACACCGCAATAAAAGTTTTGTCTTTCTTCTAACAGTTCTTTCTCTCTTTGTTGTGTTTGGAACAGATATTACCATGTAaatagattttattattttttattaatatttgctGATAATTAGCCTTTTCTCCACACATTAACATTCTAATTGCATCAAAAACAAAGTGCAGAATATTTATCAGACCAATAATTTATTGGCGTCATTGTTCCCCATTGGGGCGATCACAGCAGTAAAATAGGCAGAGATGGTAAAGGAAAGGATTTAAGATTCTGTGACTTCTGAACTTCTGCGGCCAAAGTCCATCCATCCGGCATAGTCCCGGTCACGCATGGGGTGAAGATGGTCCTCAGCGTTGGAGAGTTCTGCGGTGGGAGAATAAAGGGTTAGGGTGAGAaattatggaagaaaaaaaaaatatagggtaCAGATTCAGCTATTGACGTGTGGAGTGTCACCAACCATGTCAAGATCAATAGAGCTCTCAAAGACCCCCAGAAAGAAAGTTGTGGATGCCTAGGAGTCTGACAAGGGATGGCTAAATTGTCTAGGACTCTTCTTCTGCTCAAGAGCTGACTGAATACGTTTCGAAAGACCCCAAAATGTAATTGCAAAATCTGCAGGTGACTCTTGCAACAGTTGGTATCAAGGTACATGTATCTACAATCAAAGATTTCCCCAATTCAACCTGCATTGGAAGGGTGCCACGAAAAAGCCTCCAGGCCTTCCGGAACAGTGTGATGTTGTTTTGAAGAATCAAAGATTGTTTGGCAACACTAACCATCTTTGTCACAAACCGAATACAGCATTTTAGGAGAACCTCATACTAACTGAAGCGTGGTGGTGAAAATTTTATGTTTGctggtttcagggtcttggcagcacacagtcaggcctcgtacacacgacagagtttctcggcagaattcaccgagaaactcggtcaaaacccggattctgccgagaatctctgtcgtctgtacacttttggctcgatggagccgccgaggagctcgtcgagaaaatagagaacatgttctctattttctcgttgttctatgggagaaggcggcccgccgagctcctcagcggcttcatcccagaactcgacgaggaactcgacgtgcttggcacgtcgagttcctcggccgtgtgtacggtgcCTGAGTCATCGAACAGAAACATGCATTCTGTATCATATCAAAGtgtacttaaagctgaacttgggGGACAAAGCTGAGAGTTGAGCTGTGGTAGGGGCCCAGCAGGTAGTAAACagagatctaatgccgcgtacacgcgatcgtttttcggcatgaaaaaaaacgaagttttttaaaacgtcatttaaaatgatcgtgtgtgggcttcacgtcgtttttcggcttctgaaaaattcgaacatgctgcattttttcatgtcgtttttcaaaatgtcgtttttcgtgttgtaaaaaattattgtgtgtgggtAAAAACGAAGtcttaaacccgcgcatgcccagaagcaagttatgagacgggagctctcgttctggtaaaactaccgttcataatggagtaagcacattcatcacgctgtaacagacagaaaagcgcgaatcgtcttttactaacaccgaatcagctaaaagcagcccaaaggcgaatagaacttcccctttagcgtTGCGTTGcgttgtacgccaccgcgctttgttcatcatttttcaaaaacgatggtgtgtaggcaacgtcgtttttaatgataaagttggaaaaacttagtttttttttcataatgaaaaatttcatttttttttcatgccgaaaaacgaccgtgtgtacgcggcataagattcagCTCAGTCACAGAATGCTGGAAATACCTAGAAAATCGGCAGCTTCGGTAACTACTCATGTTATCCAATGCAGCTGCTGGAAACAATGGTCCACCAGAGGTTTTTAGTTGTATTGACCACTTTTTTAATGGAGTGAATGGAGTTACCTCCACCGTCGACTATTATAATCAGGCAAACATGACACCCGCAGCTGCCTGAATACCCAAAGAGAGTTCTGCGGGTGTGGGGTAAAGATGTCAAGCACCAAGAATGTTTAGGCACAGGGCAGCCTGCCATGATAGCAAGAGGCCTATAGACATGTGAATATTCACAAAGAAGCAGTGACGGCCCCCTAattcatgcgcccggcccctaatctacatgcagggtgccggacgcatggatttcaatcgttttttaagcacatgattgtagcccgaggctctaattggcttcaaaatatGGTGGGCTcatccacttgtgtgacaatagcgaatattcaggacccaaaatattgagcaccaggcACCACTGCAAGGAAGGCTGGAAATATCTGAATCAGAGGCATTGTAGGGGGGAGGTGGGTGTGTTAGTGATACAAAACTGACAACAGTAATCTGCCAGCTTGTGTAAAGagtctgtcttctctgatcctccccttcttccaccactGTCCCCAATTAATtttctgatagtacagagccttggcactctgcacatgctcagtttggggtGTTTtgctagagtgtttttttttctagggagggtgcatgtgattgtCACAGGATGGCAGTGTCCAAGACAGAGCTTTATAGAACAGTCAGAGTATAATGAAAACTCCTCAtacaagctttaactagacactgatggaagtcacaaaactgatatatactgctgatgagaaaagatatttagcattttatatttactaaactaattgcatttccatattctgtgtgctgtgggagaccagatatagtgaatgcaggctcctgggtttagtaacagttaCGGCCGATCTCACGTGCCAATCGTGGCCACGCCATGTTGCTAGGACATGGCGcgaccccgatctctgtaaaaAGCCAAGTCCGCAGCTCTTTaatcatgtgatcggctgtgtccaatcacagccaatcacatgtaaacGCAGAAATGCCGGTAATCTGCTCtcatcgcctcacactgacaagagagccgatcagcggcatctcctcgctGGGGACATCGagacatgtaatcagggcactgattacaaTACAGCaccaccagtcagtgcccattagtgatgccagtcagtgctggctatcagtgatgcccatcattgctgcccatcAATACCCACCagtgctacatatcagtgcccataagtgcagcattttagtgccccctcatcagtgcccatcagtgcagcctataagtgccgcctcatcagcgcacattggcgaaggagaaaaattacttatttactgacagaaactaagaatttgattttagattttttgcaaaattctcaatctttttttccttgtaaaaaataaacatcctatcagtaaataccaccaaagaaaagctctatttgtgggggggggggggggaatgataaACAtctcacatggttacagtgtagcatgactacgcaattgtcattcaaaattttacagcgctgaaaattggcctgggcaggaagagggtgaaagtgccctgtaggcaagtggttaaggatcgcCTGTTAGGTGTTAGGAGAGTTAAGAGGTGTATTATAAAAACTGCACGGCTATATTTTCTGCAATTGAAATGTGTGAATGAAGAAAGTACTGCATTATGGCCCCTAGATGGCGTAGAGGACCatatttatttcctatgatagcaccatctagtggccatagtaCATTATGGCCATTAAATGACTATAATAGGAAATAGCTTTaatgtttatatattattatacaggatttaggtttgcgcagcactttacaacacaaGGGCAAACAATACAGTTGCAAtgcaatttaatacaggaggaatcggagggtaatatattacatttttgtttttctataaaCCAAGCAGTGTATGAGGAAATCCTAATCCTCTGGCACTGGATCCATATACTGGACGTCCCTGTGAATTTGAGCTGTGGTTCATGCTTTATATTACTTTGTTGCTGCACATTACCTGAGAGTAGCTGGGGGAGAAGCTGTGACATGATCAGCTGCTTCTGTTCATGGGTCAGGGATGCTAGGAGGTCCCGTCTACTGACTTCAGAAATGGAGTTCTTCCTTTGAGCTCCGTGTCTTGCTGATTCTAGCTCTGTCATTGGCCTGCACAAGGCTGCTATGGCAAGCATGGCTAGCAGAATACTAACACAAACCTTCTTGTCCATTTCTGTAACACAAGAATGTACAAAGAGTAAACATGTTAAAGGGGACCCCTAATTCAAAGAGTAAATACAGTGATCTTTAAGGTACCCAAAACTGTGGTGTAAGTAGTAACACCCCAGGACTGCCACCAATGTCCTCTGTGCCTTCCTTTTGAACAATGACCTCAATCTCTGCTAATAGAAAGACAGTCTGAGGCAGGGAATAAGCAAGACCAGGAAGGAAGGTGTGCATTAGACCCTTTAGGCAGTCTATTGGCTTAAATTGGACCAGTGGCCTTGCAGTGTGAGAGAAGGGTCATCATACCCAACCAGGGTAGGAAGCAGAGATTGTATATGTAACATgcaaactagggttgccacctgtacgggattcacccggacagttcgggttttgaatcatgtgtccaggtttcaggcggactgaaacccggacacattattgaattcagaccaggctgtggctccccaagtaactaagATAGTCGCACACAAAGATGTTGCTGTCCGAGAGCTTCAGCGGCCGTCTggtggcaggtttggcatcactggagGGCAGGATGATGATGTCGGGAAGAGTAATCTGGCCACACCCACCATTCGCTGCAGCACGCAATGTGCAcctcattactactctccttggggcacccaaaggtgtcccagacaGCTAAAGCGTTCGGATTTGGCTTgaggaaaaggtggcaaccctaatgcaAACACATCAAATTTTTTTGCAATAACGCCCAACTCAGTGCATATTTATGGATAGAAtagagaagggttagaacctccgtCAGGCTTTTATGGTTGCCTGCAGGGCTGCTGATATAAATCGCGAGGCCCCATACAGACTACAATAAAATTATTAGCAGACGCAAACACAACATAACTCACAGAATTCCTAATGAATCTaaaagacaaaataaataaaaatgaagacgagatgaaaaaaattatacaggcTGGGCACTCGGAGCTCCAAgatcagagagacagagggagagtaACAAAGTTACAGAGATAACAAACTCAAGGGCAGAGCCGGCgttgggaggggggcagagccagcgttgggaggggggcagagccagcgttgggaggggggcagagccaGCGTTGGGGGGcgcacagggagggggattagCGAGGGACGACTGTCTCCTTTTCAGCAGATAAAAGCTGGcagcagagagagggggagagaccagctttcagctgctggagaaaGAGTTCTGCAATTGTCGTCCATCACTAATCCCCCTGCCTGTgtgggcccccccccctgtgtgcttgggccccctacaagaggaccggtggtccccccctatcagtggCCCGGGTTGTCAGTTCCTCCACTGGAAATGATATCACCAAACATTTTATCTGTTATGATACCAAAGGTTCAAAACACAAAGCTTTTAACACAAGACTAGAGTGATTTATTATAGCCATATGACTGCAAATTTCAATCTTAATTGTCACTTTTTGAATATTAGTTTCCTTATCCTGGCGTGTTAGCTTTTTGAATGGAGCCTATGAAGTTTATTATCATCTGTCGCCATCTACAGCAACATACAAGTACTGCAGCCAATCAggcttaatatactgtatttgttgTGCGTCCCACTAAATGAACAAAACTATTCCTATTTCTTCCTGTCCCTTTGTCACcctttgtcaccaggacaggaagtgaagggacaatCTCCCTAACaagcagaggttctaacccttctctaCTATATCTAGAAACAAAATGCTGTTACTGTAGGAGCTGGGAttaaaagtgtataaaaaaaccaacagtttttttttcttggctttttttttttaggtctgttaactatataaaatatatcagaGTATGTCCTAAGACCTCCCTGATCCAAGCGcccaatgtataaaataataaaatgtaaacgcAGAAAAAGTCTGCtaactacttcaataccaggcacttacgcaccttcctgcccaagccaattttcagctttcagcgctgtcgcattttgaatgacaattgcgcggtcatgctacactgtacccaaacaatttttttataattttgttcccacaaatggagctttcttttggtggtatttgatcacctctgtgatttttattttttgcgcaactaaaaaaagaccgaaaatgttgaaaaaaataaagtttttatttttttctgttaattttttttgtaaataagtaagttttcttcttcaattatgggcactgatatggcggcactgatgtgcaccgatgaggtggcactgatggtcactgataggcggcgctggtatgcggcactgatgggcacttataggcggcactgatgggcactcataggcggcactgatgggcactcataggcggcactgatgggtggcactgggcatggatgggcactgagagatggacactgaggggtggcactgatggacactgaggagtggcactgatggcattgctgggcatcacttatttactcattttttccagtcagtgcccatgttgccagtcagtgcctatttgtgggcactgattggcatctattgtacttatttttttacatgtggatggccatgggggatgtacctggccgaTCAGGTCGGCTTTACTCGCGTCTTTCaaaggctcttcctgtttacatcgtgatcagccgtggttggacacggctgatcatgtggtaaagagcctctgccggaggctctttaccgagatcggagatgcagggtgtcagactgacaccctgcatcactaatTGCCGCGCTGTGCGCCCCCACGGGTGCgcgccagcatgttatcctgactggacgtcaatagacgtccagtcaggataacacaaccacttcccggacgtcaattgtctattgaccgggcgggaagtggttaaatataccaATAAAAGTGGGTTGTGATGTTTGTTTGagacattaaaaaaagaaaaatctgctgATCATGTCAGAAATCCAGTTCtgttctatcatctgtgccctcTGTTTTCTTGTATAGTGCTCGTCCATgggctacagaacacctccccctgaTGCAAGCAAGATGAGGGATGTTTTCTGAAGTCCTAACACACTACCtgccctagggtgacaatgccacTGCTCCATAGATAGTGAGTGAGCCCTGTAACCCACGGGGCAGGAAGTGTGCTACCAGGCtaagcaaagaaaaaaagaaaacaaatgcagccatcacatctaaggactagTAGGTCCTATCcatccttagatgtgatggctgcatttgatttcttttttttttaattattggggttgccacctcatctctttaaaacagaacacatattaattacacaggttctgtggctgattaaggtggtaattaacctcttgccgaccgcgctatagcaaaaatactgctacagcgcggtcgagttactgtgacaggacgtccctgggacgtcctcgtgcacttccgcgtttgcgcgtcccctggggcacgctcgcggaagtgtccgtgctcgccgggtctagaagacccggtctagaagaagacccggcgcatcacggatcacggtaaattgccgctgatagcggccgtttaccacgtgatcgctccgtcaaatgatggagcgatcacttgtaaacaaaccggcgtcatttgatgaagccggttcctccctcccctctctgtaccgttcggtacagtgcgagaggagaggggggggagcgcggggtgtcagcagtgctgtggctggacaactgcagtcacagatccatcccagctcagctatccctgcgcaatactctgcaaataccccatgctctggcaataccccatgctctggcaataccccatgctctggcaataccccatgctctggcaataccccatactctggcaataccccatactctggcaatacctcgatactctgcaataccctgcgcaatactctgcaataccccaatactctgcaataccccaataccctgcgcgatactccgcaataccccaatactccgcaataccccaatactctgcatatataatgttttggggttctatgtaattgtaagaattggtctgggtgttccagaacgcctgatggcactccctgcatgttgggcctctctatgtggccacgccgtgtaaaagtcgcacacatggggtatcgccatactcgggaggaatagcagaatgtgttttggggtgtaattcgtggtaagcatatgctgtgtgtgagaaataacctgcgaatatgacagaaacaagtttttttttttttttttacagaattttctgtcgtttttcttttatagcgcaaaaaataaaaaacccagaggtgatcaaataccaccaaaagaaagctctatttgtgtgaaaaaaaggacaaaaatttcaaatgggtacaatgttgtatgactgagttattgtcattcaaattgtgagagcaccgaaagctgaaaattggtctggttaggaagggggtttaagtgctcagtggtcaagaggttaaactcacttggtgctttatctgcattaaattagccttagAACCTgattaattcatatgtgttcaggtttaaccacttgagatccgcgctatggtcgaaagacgtcctgttgttgttccctgtgtgcgccactggggggcgcgcagcggggaaacaacgtgcccggcgcatcgttcgggagccgatgcgagtgcctggcgggcgcgatgtccgccagacacccgcgatcgtgggtgacacagcaggacgtggagctctgtgtgtaaacacagagctccacgtgctgtcagggagagaggagaccgatctgtgtcccttgtacatagggacacagcatcggtcacccccctccccccacacagtaagaacacacccaggatacacatttaaccccttcctcaccccctagtgtgaaccccttcactgccagtcacatttatacagtaattagtgcatttttatagcactgatcgctgtataaatgtgaatggtcccaaatttgtgtcaaaagtgtccgatatgtctgccgcaggcctgacaaaaaaaaaaatcgcagatcgccgccattactagtaaaaaataaaaaataaatcataaatctatcccctattttgtaggcgctataacttttgcgcaaaccaatcaataaacgcttattgcgatttttttttaaatgggatattattataacaaaaagtaaaaaatattgtggtttttttcaaaattttctgtctttttctgtttatagcgcaaaaaataaaaatcgcagaggtgatcaaataccaccaaaagaaagctctctttgtggaaaaaaaatgataaaaatataatttgggtacagtgttgtataaacgcgcaattgtcattcaaaatgcgtcagcgctgaaagctgaaaattggtctggacacgaagggggtttaagtgcccagtaatgaagtggttaaagggcctatgcagcatattaaaaaaaatcctgcattaATATACTCTTACAGCTCATCTCTTTTACATACCgtatataaatacatatttatttaaaaaatatatatatttattatactattatatacattattataaatatataattatatttatagaaataaatattttaaatactaAAGTTTTAGAATCAAAAATCACTGTATCAAAAAGGTTCCTTACAATTCCGAGAATGGTATCCAGTAATTCTACCCAAAACTGACAAACACCCGATGGCTTAATAAATCTGCTGAGATTGGCGCTCAAAGAGGCTTCTGCCCCTCTATTACGCGCGTTAATTAATGCACGTTTTTAcgtttctttccttttttattttacggCATGGAAAttgcagcaggaggaaggagactCCTCTAGCTGCTGCATGTGGCTTTAGACTTTGTGGTGTTAAGTAGCAATGACCTTTAAGTGAcgcattataataataataatattataatatatatgatactatattaataatattatataatattataataatattattattattattattattattattattattaataatagacattaaaaaaaatatattatataatattataataataataatattattattattattattattattattaatagacaaaaaaaaagaaaaaaaacaatgtaaatatacaaaattaaATGGTATTTGCAATAATCTATCACCATTTCCAAGTCATCCCATTGAGGCTGGGtcccccacatccaattcgcaatagcaggagattttgactgtctctctatggagccggttcacatatctccggtgCGAgttctgtgcgtcttttggtctgtttctggtccgaattcagccaaaaattccgGCTGAAATGGAGAACGGGgacacaccagacccctgctggaaGTCGCATACGGAgatagtgtgaactgagcctcaaTCAATACACAGCTGTCATATCCTGAGCAGTCTATCGCCCCCTGCTGTTCATACATGGCTCACCTGTTGCACTGGTCCTTCAGAGCctggatgctgctgctgctgctgctgctgctgctggtaagATGTTGCTGGCTGGCTGCAGCATCCCATCCCTTTTATTGTAGGTGATGATAGCTGGTCCCACCCACCCATATTCTTCCTTCAGGGCCCCTTCTGCTTGTGATGTCAGCGAACCTCCTGCCCTTTAGATAGATGGAGATTAACTATTTGTCAAGAGGATCACTCATCACAATAGCAGACGGCGCAATAAAACTGAACAATTACGTTTCGTTGCCTGACACTAGGATGCCAGACCTGCACGCTACAGAAAAATAGTTTTACgtgaaattggaaaaaaaaataaaaggattttaaCTCTTCGTTTCCCGGCTCCATTTTTAATACTGGTGGTGATTACAAGATGAAatgatttttttgcttttttaaccacttaaagcgggagttcacccatttaaaaaaaaaaaaaaaatctccccttagcttcctgctcgttcggtctaggggaatcggctatttatattaaaatatgagccgtacttacccgttttcgagctgcatcttcttccgtcgcttccgggtatgggtcttcgggagcgggcgttccttcttgattgacattcttccgaaaggcttccgacggtcgcatccatcgcgtcactcgtagccgaaagaagccgaacgtcggtgcggctctatactgcgcctgcgcaccgacgttcggcttctttcggaaaatcgtgacgcgatggatgcaaccgtcggaagcctctcggaaacctgtcaatcaagaaggaacgcccattcccgaagcccatacccggaagcgacggagaggatgcgtctcgtaaacgggtaagtacggatcatattttaaaataaatagccgattcccctagtaataacgagcaggaatctaagggggaaaagtgccctctaagggtgaacccccgctttaaggaccttgcctgtttttcagatttggcgtttacaagattaaaacagtttttttttatagaaaattacttaaaacccccaaacattatatatttttttctaacaccctagagaataaaatggcggtcattgcaatactttttgacacaccgtatttgcgcagctgtcttacaatcgtacttttttttaattaaaaaataagacaacagtaaagttagcccaatttttttatatattgtgaaagataatgttacgccgagtaaaatgatacccaacatgtcacgcttcaaaattgcgcccgctcgtggaatggcgtcaaacttttacccttaaaaatctccataggcgacatttaaaacattctacaggtgcatcttttgagctacagaggaggtctatggatagaattatttctctcgctctaacgatcgcggtgatacctcacttgtgtggtttgaacatcgttttcatatgtgggcgctactcacgtatgtgttcgcttctgtgcacgagctcgtcgggatggggcgctttaaaaaaaatgttttttttgttttattatttatttttatttattttattaatttttacactgaaaaaaataaataaaaaaattatcacttttattcctattacaagg
This window contains:
- the LOC120918458 gene encoding gastrin/cholecystokinin-like peptide translates to MDKKVCVSILLAMLAIAALCRPMTELESARHGAQRKNSISEVSRRDLLASLTHEQKQLIMSQLLPQLLSELSNAEDHLHPMRDRDYAGWMDFGRRSSEVTES